The proteins below come from a single Rhizobium sp. BT04 genomic window:
- a CDS encoding helix-turn-helix transcriptional regulator: protein MTKPVSSRVCRDVGAASELLKLIANANRLAIVCYLIETEASVSAMEDELGIRQPTLSQQLSELREAGVIEGRRDGKAIVYRVIDPRVETIVQTLRDMFSGLDDVTGRFGMTKLPVDEMMFD, encoded by the coding sequence TTGACGAAGCCCGTTTCCTCAAGAGTCTGCCGCGATGTCGGCGCAGCAAGCGAATTGCTGAAGCTGATCGCCAACGCCAACCGCCTGGCGATCGTCTGCTATCTGATAGAGACGGAAGCCTCGGTCTCGGCGATGGAGGACGAACTCGGTATCCGCCAGCCGACGCTTTCCCAGCAGTTAAGCGAGCTTCGCGAGGCCGGGGTGATCGAAGGGCGCCGCGACGGCAAGGCGATCGTCTATCGCGTCATTGATCCGCGCGTCGAGACGATTGTGCAAACTCTGCGAGACATGTTCTCTGGCCTCGACGATGTCACCGGGCGCTTCGGAATGACGAAGCTGCCGGTCGACGAAATGATGTTCGATTGA
- a CDS encoding nitrate/nitrite transporter: MSVIEKALPMSAGEPAKALWISTVAFTLCFAVWTIFAIIGIRIKQDLGLNEAEFGLLVGTPVLTGSLVRIVLGIWTGRYGGRLVYTLTMLAAALATFLLSYAQTYTQMLIAGLGVGLAGGSFAVGVAYVSPFFPAEKQGTALGIFGAGNVGAAVTKFAAPFVLLAWGWQAVAEIWAVCLALMAIVFWFTTTDDPAYRLRRERRVASRSFAEEFAPLQNVQVWRFSLYYFFAFGGFVALSLWLPRYLVGVYGFHLETAGMIAAAYSIPGSIFRAFGGVLSDKKGARSVMYTMLAVSAVATLILSLPAASGDGTGPAFGITPVIFIVVIFVLGFFMSLGKAAVYKHIPAYYPENVGAVGGIVGMMGGLGGFILPIAFGLLKDMTGLWSSCFLLLFAIVVISLIWMHLSVKQLSRQGHAAPLAAT; encoded by the coding sequence ATGTCTGTCATCGAGAAAGCACTGCCCATGTCGGCCGGCGAACCAGCCAAAGCATTGTGGATCTCCACTGTAGCCTTCACCCTCTGTTTTGCCGTGTGGACGATCTTCGCGATCATCGGCATTCGCATCAAGCAGGATCTCGGGCTGAACGAGGCCGAGTTCGGATTGCTGGTCGGCACCCCCGTCCTTACCGGCTCGCTGGTGCGCATCGTTCTTGGCATCTGGACGGGGCGCTACGGCGGCCGTCTCGTCTACACGCTCACCATGCTGGCCGCCGCATTGGCGACTTTCCTGCTCTCCTACGCCCAGACCTATACGCAGATGTTGATCGCCGGCCTCGGCGTCGGCCTGGCCGGCGGTTCCTTTGCGGTCGGTGTCGCCTATGTCTCGCCTTTCTTCCCGGCGGAGAAACAGGGAACCGCACTCGGCATCTTCGGTGCCGGCAATGTCGGCGCGGCCGTAACCAAATTCGCCGCCCCTTTTGTACTGCTCGCATGGGGCTGGCAGGCGGTCGCGGAGATCTGGGCCGTCTGTCTGGCGCTGATGGCAATCGTCTTCTGGTTCACCACGACCGATGATCCGGCCTACCGTCTCCGCCGCGAACGCCGCGTCGCCTCCAGGAGTTTTGCCGAGGAATTCGCGCCGCTGCAGAACGTCCAGGTCTGGCGCTTCTCGCTCTACTATTTCTTCGCCTTCGGCGGCTTCGTCGCCCTGTCGCTGTGGCTGCCGCGCTATCTGGTCGGCGTCTACGGCTTCCATCTGGAAACCGCCGGCATGATCGCGGCCGCCTACTCCATCCCGGGCAGTATCTTCCGCGCCTTCGGCGGCGTGCTGTCGGACAAGAAGGGCGCGCGCAGCGTGATGTATACGATGCTTGCCGTATCGGCCGTGGCCACCCTCATCCTTTCGCTGCCGGCTGCTTCTGGGGACGGGACGGGTCCGGCCTTCGGTATCACCCCCGTCATCTTCATCGTCGTCATCTTCGTGCTCGGGTTCTTCATGAGCCTCGGCAAGGCTGCCGTCTACAAGCACATTCCGGCCTACTACCCCGAAAACGTCGGCGCCGTCGGCGGTATCGTCGGGATGATGGGCGGCCTTGGCGGCTTCATCCTTCCGATCGCCTTTGGCCTCCTCAAAGACATGACCGGCTTATGGTCCAGCTGTTTCCTGCTGCTCTTTGCGATCGTCGTGATCTCTCTCATCTGGATGCACCTGTCCGTCAAGCAACTGTCGCGCCAAGGGCACGCGGCGCCCCTGGCTGCAACCTGA
- a CDS encoding CmpA/NrtA family ABC transporter substrate-binding protein, which yields MDMMTTTSNSGGDMPSPVRVNNEGPKVLRAGFIPLVDASVLIAAAEFGFARKEGLTLDLVKDVSWANVRDRLAFRQFDIAHMLSPMPVASMLGLGSNPSPTITPFSLGRGGNAITLSTRLFDRMRDEAGLPETASALDNARALAKTLAAMKARGEPLPTFGVTYPFSSHNYEFRYWLAAGGIDPDKDVKLVVVPPPMTSDALAAGAIDGFCVGAPWNMVASERGVGRIVAAKQDIWPSAPEKVIGMRPDWADSHPETVSRLIVALDAAARWCDQAENHNALAAALADPRYIAAPVEIIRRVLAGEFSLDAKGNRRIIADYFMFHSGFANYPRPSQALWIYSQMIRWGQAEVSLNMARAAASAYRPDLYRTALGDRNTPDDADIRIEGVDEGDRFMDGHVFDPAKLPDYVAGFAVKSALPFISDDEV from the coding sequence GTGGATATGATGACAACGACCTCCAACTCCGGCGGCGACATGCCCTCGCCCGTGCGGGTGAACAACGAAGGACCGAAAGTACTGCGGGCCGGTTTCATTCCGCTCGTCGATGCATCGGTGCTGATTGCGGCCGCAGAATTCGGCTTCGCGCGGAAGGAAGGCCTGACGCTCGATCTCGTCAAGGACGTCTCCTGGGCGAATGTGCGTGACCGCCTGGCATTCCGACAGTTCGACATTGCCCACATGCTGTCGCCGATGCCCGTCGCCTCCATGCTCGGCCTCGGCTCCAATCCCTCACCGACGATCACGCCATTTTCGCTGGGGCGCGGCGGCAACGCGATCACGCTGTCGACGCGGCTCTTCGACAGGATGCGGGATGAAGCAGGATTGCCGGAAACGGCAAGCGCGCTCGACAATGCCCGCGCCCTGGCAAAAACATTGGCGGCAATGAAAGCGCGCGGCGAGCCGCTGCCGACCTTCGGCGTCACCTATCCCTTCTCCTCGCACAACTACGAATTCCGCTACTGGCTGGCGGCCGGCGGCATCGATCCCGACAAGGACGTCAAGCTCGTCGTCGTGCCGCCGCCCATGACTTCGGATGCGCTGGCAGCCGGTGCGATTGACGGTTTCTGCGTCGGTGCGCCGTGGAACATGGTCGCTTCGGAGCGCGGCGTCGGCCGCATCGTCGCTGCCAAGCAGGATATCTGGCCGTCGGCACCGGAAAAGGTGATCGGCATGCGGCCGGATTGGGCGGATAGCCATCCGGAAACCGTTTCCAGGCTGATCGTGGCGCTCGACGCGGCAGCCCGTTGGTGCGACCAGGCGGAAAATCACAACGCGCTGGCGGCAGCTCTTGCCGACCCCCGCTATATCGCTGCCCCCGTCGAGATCATTCGCCGTGTACTCGCCGGCGAATTCAGCCTCGATGCAAAGGGTAACCGCCGCATCATCGCCGATTATTTCATGTTCCATTCCGGCTTCGCCAATTATCCCCGGCCGAGCCAGGCGCTGTGGATCTACAGCCAGATGATCCGCTGGGGACAGGCCGAGGTCAGCCTCAACATGGCAAGGGCGGCCGCCTCCGCCTACCGTCCGGATCTCTACCGGACGGCTCTCGGCGACAGGAACACACCTGATGATGCCGATATCCGCATCGAGGGTGTCGACGAGGGCGACCGTTTCATGGACGGCCACGTCTTCGACCCGGCGAAGCTGCCGGACTATGTCGCAGGCTTTGCCGTCAAAAGCGCCCTGCCCTTTATATCCGACGACGAGGTCTGA
- a CDS encoding HAD family hydrolase — protein sequence MSLPMPRGFEKPYAAFLFDMDGTILNSIRAAERVWSDWARRHGLDVAAFLPKMHGSRGVDTIARLNLPGVDPEHESGLVTEAEIADVGDVVAIPGAAAFLSALPPDRWAIVTSSPLRLAHRRLEAAGLPLPKFMVTAEDVKVGKPDPQCYILGAERLGVGTQDCLVFEDVKAGITAGEAAGADVMVVTATHHQKMETSHPTLSSYNEISVRISADRRMLIVPNAA from the coding sequence TTGTCCCTGCCGATGCCCCGCGGCTTCGAGAAGCCTTATGCCGCCTTCCTGTTCGATATGGACGGTACCATCCTCAATTCGATCCGTGCCGCCGAGCGTGTATGGAGCGATTGGGCGAGACGCCACGGGCTCGATGTCGCCGCTTTCCTACCGAAGATGCATGGATCGCGCGGGGTCGACACGATCGCCCGGCTGAACCTGCCGGGCGTTGATCCCGAACATGAATCCGGGCTGGTGACCGAGGCTGAAATCGCCGATGTCGGCGATGTCGTTGCCATCCCTGGCGCCGCGGCATTCCTGAGCGCGTTGCCGCCCGATCGCTGGGCGATCGTCACCTCCTCGCCCTTGCGCCTTGCCCATCGGCGGCTGGAGGCGGCAGGCCTGCCGCTGCCGAAATTCATGGTGACGGCGGAGGACGTCAAGGTCGGAAAACCCGACCCGCAATGTTACATCTTAGGCGCCGAACGCCTCGGCGTCGGCACGCAGGACTGCCTGGTGTTCGAGGATGTCAAAGCCGGCATCACCGCCGGCGAGGCGGCGGGCGCCGATGTCATGGTCGTGACCGCAACCCATCACCAGAAGATGGAAACGTCGCATCCGACCCTCTCATCCTATAATGAGATTTCCGTCCGCATCTCCGCCGATCGCAGAATGCTGATCGTTCCCAATGCGGCCTGA
- the nirB gene encoding nitrite reductase large subunit NirB yields the protein MTEKLVIIGNGMAPGRMLEHLFEQAPGRYEVTIFNAEPRVNYDRIMLSPVLSGEKDYEQIIIHGDGWYIKHGIMLYKGHKIVNIDREAKTVTSDHGVTESYDKLVIATGSVPFIIPVPGKDLPGVITYRDLDDVQAMLLAAQSREKAVVIGGGLLGLEAAAGLAQRGMDVTVLHVMPTLMERQLDPAAGYLLQKAVEERGIKVICKANTKAIIGDGRVEGIELDDGRIIPATLVVMAVGIRPSVGLAKDAGIAVNRGIVVDAGMQTSDGDILALGECAEVGGMVYGLVAPLYEMARIAAAHLSGDRSPAFVHADTPTKLKVTGIELYSLGDFADGDDREEIVLRDASAGVYKRLVLKDNKIIGTVLYGETADGAWFNDLKKKATDISEMRETLIFGQAYQGGSPLDPMAAVAALPDDAEICGCNGVCKGKIISTISGKGLTSLDDVRAHTKASASCGSCTGLVEQLMALTLGDSYNPTAVQPMCTCTELGHDDVRRLIKAKGLKSIPAVMQELEWKTSCGCAKCRPALNYYLVCDWPDEYADDYQSRFINERVHANIQKDGTYSVVPRMWGGVTNANELRAIADVVDKFEIPMVKVTGGQRIDLLGIEKEDLPAVWADLGKAGFVSGQAYAKGLRTVKTCVGSDWCRFGTQDSTGLGIRIERFMWGSWTPAKLKMAVSGCPRNCAEATCKDIGVICVDSGFEIHFAGAAGLDIKGTEVLGLVKTEDEALEHIVALTQMYREQARYLERIYKWAKRIGLEEIRRQIMGDAEKRKAYYDRFVFSQKFAQVDPWSERVSGKDKHEFKPMATIGYPQAAE from the coding sequence ATGACCGAAAAACTTGTCATCATCGGCAATGGCATGGCGCCCGGGCGCATGCTGGAGCACCTCTTCGAGCAGGCGCCGGGTCGCTATGAAGTTACGATCTTCAATGCCGAGCCGCGCGTCAATTACGACCGCATCATGCTGTCGCCGGTTCTCTCGGGAGAAAAGGACTACGAGCAGATCATCATTCACGGCGACGGCTGGTATATCAAGCATGGCATCATGCTCTACAAGGGCCACAAGATCGTCAATATCGATCGTGAAGCCAAGACCGTCACCTCCGACCACGGCGTCACCGAAAGCTACGACAAGCTGGTGATCGCAACCGGTTCCGTGCCCTTCATCATCCCGGTTCCCGGGAAGGATCTGCCCGGCGTCATCACCTATCGCGATCTCGACGACGTGCAGGCCATGCTGCTCGCCGCTCAGTCGCGCGAAAAGGCTGTTGTCATCGGTGGCGGCCTGCTTGGCCTGGAAGCGGCGGCCGGTCTTGCCCAGCGCGGCATGGACGTCACCGTCCTGCACGTCATGCCGACGCTGATGGAGCGCCAGCTCGATCCTGCCGCCGGCTATCTGCTGCAGAAGGCGGTCGAGGAACGCGGCATCAAGGTCATCTGCAAGGCCAATACCAAGGCGATTATCGGCGACGGCCGGGTCGAGGGCATCGAGCTTGACGACGGCCGCATCATCCCGGCAACACTGGTCGTCATGGCCGTCGGCATTCGTCCGAGTGTCGGCCTGGCGAAGGACGCCGGCATTGCGGTCAATCGCGGCATCGTCGTCGATGCCGGCATGCAGACCTCGGATGGCGATATTCTCGCGCTCGGCGAATGTGCCGAGGTCGGCGGCATGGTCTATGGCCTCGTTGCGCCGCTCTATGAAATGGCCCGTATCGCCGCCGCGCATCTCTCCGGCGATCGCTCGCCCGCCTTCGTTCACGCGGATACGCCAACCAAGCTCAAGGTCACCGGCATCGAGCTTTATTCGCTCGGCGATTTCGCCGACGGCGACGACCGCGAGGAGATCGTGCTGCGCGATGCCAGCGCCGGCGTCTACAAGCGCCTGGTGCTCAAGGACAATAAGATCATCGGCACCGTGCTTTACGGCGAAACCGCCGACGGCGCCTGGTTCAACGACCTGAAAAAGAAGGCAACCGATATTTCGGAGATGCGCGAGACGCTGATCTTCGGACAGGCCTATCAGGGAGGGTCGCCGCTGGACCCTATGGCGGCCGTTGCAGCCTTGCCGGATGACGCGGAGATCTGTGGCTGCAACGGCGTATGCAAGGGTAAAATCATCTCGACGATTTCAGGCAAAGGGCTGACGTCGCTCGACGACGTGCGTGCGCACACGAAGGCATCCGCCTCGTGCGGCTCCTGCACCGGCCTCGTCGAACAACTCATGGCGCTGACGCTCGGCGACAGCTACAATCCGACTGCCGTACAGCCGATGTGCACCTGCACCGAACTCGGCCATGACGACGTTCGCCGGCTGATCAAGGCCAAGGGTCTGAAGAGCATCCCTGCCGTCATGCAGGAGCTCGAATGGAAGACTTCCTGCGGCTGCGCCAAATGTCGGCCGGCGCTCAACTATTACCTCGTCTGCGACTGGCCGGATGAATATGCCGACGACTACCAGTCGCGGTTCATCAATGAGCGCGTCCACGCCAACATCCAGAAGGACGGCACCTACTCCGTCGTTCCGCGCATGTGGGGCGGCGTCACCAATGCGAACGAGCTGCGCGCCATCGCCGATGTCGTCGACAAGTTCGAGATTCCGATGGTGAAGGTCACGGGCGGCCAGCGCATCGACCTGCTCGGCATCGAGAAGGAAGACCTGCCCGCCGTCTGGGCCGATCTCGGCAAGGCCGGTTTCGTCTCCGGCCAGGCTTATGCCAAGGGTCTGCGCACGGTGAAGACCTGCGTCGGCTCTGACTGGTGTCGCTTCGGCACACAGGATTCCACCGGTCTCGGCATTCGCATCGAGAGGTTCATGTGGGGCTCCTGGACGCCGGCCAAGCTGAAGATGGCCGTCTCCGGCTGCCCGCGCAACTGCGCGGAAGCAACCTGCAAGGATATCGGCGTGATCTGCGTGGATTCCGGTTTCGAGATCCATTTCGCCGGTGCGGCCGGTCTCGACATCAAGGGCACGGAAGTGCTCGGCCTCGTGAAGACCGAAGACGAGGCGCTGGAGCATATCGTGGCACTGACGCAGATGTACCGCGAGCAGGCCCGCTATCTCGAGCGCATCTACAAGTGGGCCAAGCGCATCGGCCTGGAGGAAATCCGCCGCCAGATCATGGGTGATGCCGAAAAGCGCAAGGCCTATTACGACCGCTTCGTCTTCAGCCAGAAATTTGCCCAGGTCGATCCCTGGTCGGAGCGTGTTTCCGGCAAGGACAAGCACGAGTTCAAGCCGATGGCGACGATCGGCTATCCGCAGGCAGCCGAGTAA
- a CDS encoding ANTAR domain-containing response regulator, whose product MTHLDLTILVIDENAIRASIIEEGLREAGHVRVTVVHEVNGIARIIETLMPDVIIIDIENPNRDMMEHLFQLTRTVSRPIAMFVDRSDTASIEAAVDAGVSAYIVDGLKKERVKPILDMAVSRFNAFNRLRRELADARSALEERKLVERAKGILMKMRGLSEEEAFALLRQTAMNEKKKMSEIAQSVVTAAGLLM is encoded by the coding sequence ATGACGCATCTCGATCTGACAATTCTGGTGATCGACGAAAATGCCATACGCGCCTCCATCATCGAAGAAGGACTGCGCGAGGCAGGGCATGTGCGCGTCACCGTGGTCCACGAGGTCAACGGCATCGCGCGAATCATCGAAACGCTGATGCCCGACGTGATCATCATCGATATCGAGAATCCCAACCGCGACATGATGGAGCATCTGTTCCAGCTGACGCGCACGGTCAGCCGCCCGATTGCCATGTTCGTCGATCGCTCCGACACGGCCTCGATCGAGGCTGCCGTCGATGCCGGCGTCTCGGCTTATATCGTCGACGGATTGAAGAAGGAACGGGTCAAACCGATCCTCGACATGGCCGTCAGTCGCTTCAATGCCTTCAACCGGCTACGGCGGGAGCTTGCCGATGCCCGCTCCGCGCTGGAGGAACGCAAGCTGGTCGAGCGCGCCAAGGGCATATTGATGAAGATGCGCGGCCTGTCGGAGGAAGAGGCTTTCGCCCTGCTGCGCCAGACAGCGATGAACGAAAAGAAGAAGATGTCGGAAATCGCCCAGAGCGTCGTCACTGCCGCGGGGCTGTTGATGTAA
- a CDS encoding glutathione S-transferase family protein, producing the protein MIDLYTWITPNGLKVSIALEEFGLPYRPHTIDITKGDQFQQDYLAINPGGKIPAIIDHETGVTLAESGAILLYLAEKTGRFLPRQGAARHHTIEWLMWQMGGFGPTLGHAHYFLTYNSGEAPFAEDLFHRDTRRLYKTLNARLEGRDYLVDAYSIADMAVWPWVSRFQRHKIDLNAFPNVKQWYLRLAARPQVKRGYAVPHFTSDIPLP; encoded by the coding sequence ATGATCGACCTCTATACCTGGATCACGCCGAACGGGCTCAAAGTATCCATCGCGCTCGAGGAGTTCGGCCTCCCCTACCGCCCCCACACGATCGACATCACCAAGGGGGACCAATTCCAGCAAGACTATCTCGCCATCAATCCGGGCGGCAAGATTCCGGCTATCATCGATCACGAGACCGGTGTTACGCTTGCTGAATCCGGCGCCATCCTGCTCTACCTCGCCGAAAAGACCGGCCGCTTCCTGCCCCGGCAGGGTGCCGCCCGGCATCACACGATCGAATGGCTAATGTGGCAGATGGGCGGTTTCGGGCCGACGCTCGGTCACGCCCACTATTTTTTGACCTACAATAGCGGCGAAGCGCCATTCGCGGAGGATCTCTTTCATAGGGACACCCGCCGCCTGTACAAGACGCTGAACGCGCGGCTCGAAGGCCGCGACTACCTCGTCGACGCCTATTCCATCGCCGACATGGCGGTCTGGCCATGGGTCTCCCGCTTCCAGCGTCACAAGATCGACCTGAACGCCTTTCCCAATGTCAAGCAATGGTATCTCAGGCTTGCCGCCCGACCACAGGTCAAGCGCGGTTACGCCGTTCCTCATTTCACATCCGACATACCGCTGCCCTGA
- a CDS encoding nitrate reductase, with translation MAAEVKTTCPYCGVGCGVIATVDEAGTVSVKGDPEHPSNFGRLCSKGSALAETIDLDGRLLHPEIAGERSGWDEALDLVARRFSETIAEHGPDSVAFYVSGQLLTEDYYLANKLMKGFIGSANIDTNSRLCMSSSVAGHRRAFGADTVPGTYEDIELADLVILIGSNLAWCHPVIYQRLAAAKTARPNLRIVVIDPRRTMTCDIADLHLAIRPDGDVALFMGLLAHLATSPAIDQNYIAAHTEGFGDAFAAAAALDINDLLERTGLPAMQIREFFRLFETTPKVVTCYSQGVNQSSSGTDKVNAILNCHLATGRIGRPGMGPFSLTGQPNAMGGREVGGLANMLAAHMAIENADDRDRVQRFWNSPVIAAKPGLKAVDMFRAVADGRIKALWIMATNPVVSMPDADSVERAIAACPFVVVSDIRRETDTARHADVLLPSLGWGEKDGTVTNSERRISRQRPFLGLPGDAKADWWQLAEVGRRMGFAAAFDFDAPVEIFSEHAALSAFENNGSRDFDIGARAGMSGDVYDALSPFQWPQAAGTEAGVTRFFAEGGFYHADGKARFVAVKPPETNRTNADFPFTLNTGRIRDQWHTMTRTGKSARLSAHIAEPFAEIHPRDAIETGISSAGLVEIDSPYGKAIVRALVTDRQARGGIFAPMHWNDQFAAKARIDAVVAPITDPVSGQPASKNVAVAVRPFRATHYGFAVSATKPETPDAAYWALAKADGGWRLELAFTEAVEDWTAWCRAVFAIPAEIEPLGYADRQSGDLRLAFFDAEVLLAALFLAREPVAVARNWAISQLSASHGDLRKRFALVAGRPGAGRPDPGATVCSCFCVGVNQIAAAVRGGCHSVEAVGKETSAGTNCGSCRSEIGRIIDRCLTAAAE, from the coding sequence ATGGCGGCTGAGGTCAAGACCACCTGTCCCTATTGCGGTGTCGGCTGCGGCGTTATCGCCACGGTCGACGAGGCCGGAACCGTCAGCGTCAAGGGCGATCCCGAGCATCCGTCGAATTTCGGCCGGCTCTGCTCGAAGGGGTCGGCGCTTGCCGAAACCATCGATCTCGACGGCCGGCTTCTCCATCCCGAAATTGCAGGCGAGCGCAGCGGCTGGGACGAAGCGCTTGACTTAGTCGCCCGGCGTTTCTCCGAAACGATCGCTGAACACGGGCCAGATTCCGTTGCCTTCTATGTCTCTGGCCAGCTGCTGACCGAGGATTATTACCTCGCCAACAAGCTGATGAAGGGCTTCATCGGCTCGGCCAATATCGACACCAATTCAAGGCTCTGCATGTCCTCCTCGGTGGCGGGGCATCGCCGCGCCTTCGGCGCCGATACCGTGCCCGGGACCTATGAGGATATCGAACTTGCGGATCTGGTGATCCTGATCGGCTCCAATCTTGCCTGGTGTCATCCCGTCATCTACCAGCGGCTTGCCGCCGCGAAGACAGCGCGGCCCAACTTGCGGATCGTCGTCATCGATCCGCGCCGGACGATGACATGCGATATCGCCGACCTGCACCTGGCGATCCGACCCGATGGCGACGTCGCGCTGTTCATGGGACTGCTTGCCCATCTCGCGACAAGCCCGGCCATCGACCAGAATTATATCGCCGCTCATACCGAAGGTTTCGGCGACGCTTTTGCGGCGGCCGCAGCACTTGATATCAACGATCTCCTGGAACGCACCGGGCTGCCGGCCATGCAGATCCGGGAGTTCTTCCGCCTGTTCGAGACGACGCCGAAAGTCGTGACCTGCTACAGCCAGGGCGTCAACCAGTCCTCCTCCGGCACCGACAAGGTCAATGCCATCCTTAACTGCCATCTGGCGACCGGCCGCATCGGCCGCCCGGGCATGGGGCCGTTCTCGCTGACCGGCCAACCGAACGCCATGGGCGGGCGCGAGGTCGGCGGCCTTGCCAACATGCTGGCAGCTCATATGGCAATCGAAAATGCTGACGATCGCGACCGGGTGCAGCGCTTCTGGAATTCGCCGGTCATCGCCGCAAAACCCGGCCTGAAGGCGGTCGACATGTTCCGTGCGGTGGCCGACGGGCGCATCAAGGCGCTCTGGATCATGGCCACCAATCCGGTCGTCTCGATGCCGGATGCCGACAGCGTCGAAAGGGCGATCGCCGCCTGTCCCTTCGTCGTCGTCTCGGACATCCGGAGAGAGACGGATACGGCCCGGCATGCAGATGTGCTTCTGCCTTCGCTCGGCTGGGGCGAGAAGGACGGCACCGTCACCAATTCCGAACGGCGCATTTCACGGCAGCGGCCGTTTCTCGGGCTCCCCGGCGATGCGAAAGCCGACTGGTGGCAGCTTGCCGAGGTCGGACGCCGGATGGGCTTTGCCGCCGCTTTCGATTTCGACGCGCCGGTGGAGATCTTCTCCGAACATGCCGCCCTTTCCGCCTTCGAAAATAACGGCAGCCGCGATTTCGATATCGGCGCGCGCGCCGGCATGAGCGGGGACGTCTATGACGCGCTGTCGCCTTTCCAGTGGCCACAGGCGGCAGGGACCGAAGCCGGCGTCACCCGCTTCTTCGCCGAGGGCGGTTTCTACCATGCCGATGGCAAGGCGCGTTTTGTCGCGGTCAAGCCACCCGAAACGAACCGCACCAATGCCGACTTCCCCTTCACGCTGAATACCGGGCGCATTCGCGACCAGTGGCACACGATGACCCGCACCGGAAAGAGCGCACGGCTTTCCGCCCATATCGCCGAACCTTTCGCGGAGATCCATCCACGCGACGCGATCGAGACCGGCATATCGAGCGCCGGTCTCGTCGAGATCGACAGTCCGTATGGCAAGGCAATCGTCCGGGCGCTGGTGACCGATCGCCAGGCCCGCGGCGGCATCTTTGCGCCGATGCACTGGAACGACCAGTTCGCGGCCAAAGCACGGATCGACGCCGTGGTCGCGCCGATCACCGATCCCGTTTCCGGCCAGCCGGCGTCGAAGAACGTCGCCGTCGCCGTCCGGCCCTTCCGCGCCACGCATTACGGCTTCGCCGTCTCGGCGACAAAACCGGAAACACCAGATGCCGCCTATTGGGCGCTGGCGAAAGCCGATGGCGGCTGGCGGCTGGAGCTTGCCTTCACTGAGGCCGTCGAAGACTGGACGGCCTGGTGCCGGGCGGTTTTCGCCATTCCGGCAGAGATCGAACCGCTTGGTTATGCCGACCGGCAATCCGGCGACCTTAGGCTCGCCTTCTTCGATGCCGAGGTCCTGCTTGCCGCGCTGTTTCTGGCACGCGAGCCCGTCGCCGTCGCACGCAACTGGGCGATCTCGCAGCTTTCAGCCTCGCATGGCGATCTCCGGAAACGCTTTGCGCTCGTTGCAGGCCGCCCCGGCGCCGGCAGGCCGGATCCAGGCGCCACCGTCTGCTCCTGCTTCTGTGTCGGGGTCAACCAGATCGCTGCCGCCGTGCGCGGCGGATGCCACAGCGTCGAGGCGGTCGGCAAGGAAACCAGCGCCGGAACCAATTGCGGCTCCTGCCGCAGCGAAATCGGCAGGATCATCGATCGCTGTCTGACTGCCGCCGCGGAGTGA
- the nirD gene encoding nitrite reductase small subunit NirD, producing the protein MDMNWPNENWHPIGDISDIPLRGARCVKTPQGKIAVFRTAENEVFAIEDHCPHKGGPLSQGIVHAKAVTCPLHNWVISLETGKALGADQGEVRTIPVRNEDGALFIALESLMMAAE; encoded by the coding sequence ATGGACATGAACTGGCCCAATGAAAACTGGCATCCGATCGGTGACATCTCCGATATTCCGCTGCGCGGCGCGCGTTGCGTGAAGACGCCGCAGGGCAAGATCGCCGTCTTCCGCACGGCCGAAAACGAGGTCTTCGCCATCGAGGATCACTGCCCGCATAAGGGCGGTCCGCTCTCCCAGGGCATTGTGCATGCCAAGGCCGTCACCTGCCCGCTGCACAATTGGGTGATTTCTCTCGAAACCGGCAAGGCGCTCGGCGCCGACCAGGGCGAGGTGCGGACCATACCGGTCCGCAACGAGGACGGCGCCCTCTTCATCGCGCTTGAAAGCCTGATGATGGCGGCGGAATAG